The following are encoded in a window of Ranitomeya variabilis isolate aRanVar5 chromosome 6, aRanVar5.hap1, whole genome shotgun sequence genomic DNA:
- the CDK5 gene encoding cyclin-dependent kinase 5, translating to MQKYEKLEKIGEGTYGTVFKAKNRETHEIVALKRVRLDDDDEGVPSSALREICLLKELKHKNIVRLHDVLHSDKKLTLVFEYCDQDLKKYFDSCNGDLDPEIVKSFMYQLLKGLAFCHSRNVLHRDLKPQNLLINRNGELKLADFGLARAFGIPVRCYSAEVVTLWYRPPDVLFGAKLYSTSIDMWSAGCIFAELANAGRPLFPGNDVDDQLKRIFRLLGTPTEEQWQAMTKLPDYKPYPMYPATTSLVNVVPKLNATGRDLLQNLLKCNPVQRISADEALQHPYFADYCPP from the exons ATGCAGAAATACGAGAAGCTGGAAAAGATTGGAGAAG GAACGTACGGCACTGTGTTCAAAGCCAAGAACCGCGAGACCCATGAGATTGTGGCCCTGAAACGTGTGAGGCTGGACGATGACGATGAG GGGGTCCCCAGCTCCGCTCTCCGAGAGATCTGTCTCCTGAAGGAGCTGAAGCACAAGAACATCGTCAG GTTACATGACGTTCTGCACAGTGACAAGAAGCTGACGCTGGTCTTCGAGTATTGTGATCAG gATCTGAAGAAATACTTTGACAGCTGTAACGGCGACTTAGATCCTGAAATCGTGAAG TCCTTCATGTATCAGCTGCTGAAGGGTCTTGCCTTCTGCCACAGTCGCAACGTTCTGCACCGAGACCTGAAGCCTCAGAACCTGCTCATCAACCGG AACGGGGAGCTGAAGCTGGCAGACTTCGGCCTGGCGCGGGCGTTTGGGATCCCGGTTCGGTGCTACTCCGCGGAG GTGGTGACGCTCTGGTATCGCCCCCCTGATGTGCTTTTTGGGGCCAAGCTCTACTCCACCTCTATAGACATGTGGTCGGCCGGCTGCATCTTCGCAG AGCTGGCCAATGCCGGGAGGCCGCTGTTTCCTGGGAACGACGTAGACGACCAACTGAAGAGGATTTTCCG GTTGCTTGGGACCCCGACGGAGGAGCAGTGGCAGGCGATGACCAAGTTACCCGACTATAAG CCTTACCCCATGTACCCGGCGACTACATCTCTAGTGAATGTTGTACCCAAGCTGAACGCAACCGGAAGAGACTTATTACAG AACCTGCTGAAGTGCAACCCGGTACAGAGGATTTCGGCAGATGAGGCTCTTCAGCACCCGTACTTTGCAGATTACTGTCCGCCATAA